The bacterium DNA window ATAAATCGCACTCTCCACCGAATCAGCCACGCCATCATAATGCCCCCACTCCCACTTATAATTACGATAATTAACAACTGACTTTAACGCCCTAAGCACCGCATCGCGGTATTTCTCTTCGCCAGTAATTAAATAATAATTATAAACCGCTCCATAAACATAACCCCAGTTGTCCACAATGCCTTGATCCTTAGGCTTCAAAGTTTGCGGGTCAATCACATTATAAAGCATTCCATCTTTAACCGCTGAAACTAATAAATTGTCGAACATCCTACGAATCGCCGGATCATACTCTGCAACCTTAGGAGACTTTTCTAACCACTCCATAATGTAAACCAGCATCAACCCAACCACAGCCTCATTTCCATGGTCACGCAAACGTGCTTCATTTTTTACCGCCAAATGTTTTTCAAAATCCCAAAAATGCGCCGGCAAATAGTTATTCGCCGGAAAAACCTCAAACAAATACGCCTCCGCTAAGCGCTGCCCCCACTCACGAAAACGCTTGTCTCCACTCAGCCAATAAAGTCGCGGTAAAACCTGCAACAAATCTCCATTCAGCTCAGAATCTCCCGAAGGTAAAAGCCCAAATTTACTTTTAACTTTCCCAGCCAACATCGTATCGGCAACCATTTTCTCCATACGCTGATACCATGGCGTGTCGCGCTTTACTTCAGTGATAGAAATCAACCCATCCTTGGCATACTCAGCAGCCCCAAATAAACTCGGCTCTTCAGCTTTTTGCGTCTTAATATAAAACGTGCCGGGTATGGATTTACCCTGCGACATAAATTTCTGCTCAGACTTAAGCATCTCCAGCACCTTTCCTCGATAAGTCGGCTGATCAAAAAAATACGCCGCCAAAACGAGATAGCAATAACAATCAGCTAAAAAATTATGCGGACTTACACGGTCAAAATTCCACTGACGATACTTCGCCGGCGGATTGTCCATAAAAAAATCCGCAACCATCAAAGACTTCGGGTCAGCAGATTTTAAAACTGCCTGCAACGTGCGATAGATTCGCTCAGACGCCTCAGCATTTTGCGCAGCATTAAGCACAAGTTTTTCGTGCGCCAAGATATTCCCAGTGATTTGCCCTTCTCCAACTTGCGTTGGAGAAATTTGCCCAGAGTCCGCAAGGGCCTGAGCAGTAAATATGATTACTAATAGATAAATACCCGCTACGATTTTAAACATTTGAGGATGCTCTACCGGCTTTTGATCCTAAAGCGCACGTTAACAATTCTAGCGCACCTTACTAGTCGAAGCAGAATTCACCGAAGCTGTGCCAAACTGATTCGTAGCAGTAACACGACAACGGATGCGCTTCTTCCTGTCAGCCTTACGCACGGTATAAGTTGCCGCAGTACGGCCAGATAGATTCTTGACCGAACTTCCTGACACGGTTTGCCACTGATAGGAAAAGATTGTGGGCCGCGTTCCAGTCCAGACACCGACACGACAAAATAAAGTCCTTCCAATTCTAGCACTGCCCACTACCTCAGGAATGACGCTAACAATTGGAGCTGATAAAATATCTACAAAAATAGATTGCGTCTTTTGCGTAACGTTCCCTAGATTGTCAGTAGTCGTCAACGTCACAGTATATGTCCCAGCAACAGTATACGTGTGAGTTACGGGCGACCCCGACCCAGTGTTGCCATCACCAAAGTCCCACTGCGGATCGCCCCCTACGACGCCACTTAAATAGTCTGTCGACGCAGCAGAAAAAGTTGTAGGAATTGTTACAATTGTTGATTCAGGGATAGTAACCGATGAAAATAAAGGCCCCTGATCGTCATAATCTGTGGATTGGACAATTTGGTTTGCTCCGTCACTGCGATCCCAAACCGCAGTAAAGCTCCCAAAAGAATTAGCTCCAAGCTTAGGATTAAAGGCGTCTTGCCCAGCCGCAGACAAATCAACCGCAGCACTCCAAATCCCAGCACCAAAATCAAAGCGCGAAGCTTGGGCAATCCAGTTCGCACCATCACTCCTAGTCCAAAGCGCAATCGCATCTCCAGCTTTGTCGACATGAACAGTCACAGTTTCAGTGTCAGCACCGACAGCAGATAAATTAACTGCGGTTGCAAAGCTTGCATTGGCAGCAGTACGAGTGCGCACCACAGCTAAAATATCGGCAGCAATTTCTTGACGGTAAACAATCGCCATCCGGCCAGTTTTGTTGACGGACACAATTG harbors:
- a CDS encoding PKD domain-containing protein; amino-acid sequence: GEISATPALTVDSSGNAIALWRGLDTNDAIRAARRLKSSNSWSTPVTISNTTRDASIPKVAANSSGTAYAVWVETDTLSSVYFAKYIAETETWTPGVQISGVGVSASFPEIAVSPSGKVAAAWAQVDGTAIKLFASVYGDGSWSTPVAIDTLTISGFYNFSMGIDDEGNATLAWTNGDLSVFDIFVSTYKVSDSAWSSRQNLSSPTTHNNAAYPIVSVNKTGRMAIVYRQEIAADILAVVRTRTAANASFATAVNLSAVGADTETVTVHVDKAGDAIALWTRSDGANWIAQASRFDFGAGIWSAAVDLSAAGQDAFNPKLGANSFGSFTAVWDRSDGANQIVQSTDYDDQGPLFSSVTIPESTIVTIPTTFSAASTDYLSGVVGGDPQWDFGDGNTGSGSPVTHTYTVAGTYTVTLTTTDNLGNVTQKTQSIFVDILSAPIVSVIPEVVGSARIGRTLFCRVGVWTGTRPTIFSYQWQTVSGSSVKNLSGRTAATYTVRKADRKKRIRCRVTATNQFGTASVNSASTSKVR